One segment of Monomorium pharaonis isolate MP-MQ-018 chromosome 6, ASM1337386v2, whole genome shotgun sequence DNA contains the following:
- the LOC105831606 gene encoding uncharacterized protein LOC105831606 isoform X1 yields MSSIVKALQIKEITIDGNPVTLNSDYISFLVSYLPNLQLLSTMQISEQIRRTAMAWRFSKEQSNSVFLDLSTQVCMSVRREEVILNAKTNWKFLRTKTKVSLDNSTKVTSNNTSNNINILLHTQSPNKFLTVNPKSLEKTKIKGFGSLTAINENMEARKIHMKRRSSSSENLRELKFEDTSKSYPLEFKLPPILGSIVNSLTSNKFETKLLSKDDKENDCKMKLLRSEHIENSSDNETDSLQSHESLKNGLKCHLFTSNIYGTSIDYDKPTVYNEFTVTEDVSSITTENFYIKNNENYAYNKEALTATQNSLKYDAIINKNNLNNKSFQDTKVFKNGENDYHSKSALESSGYCSLSLKANSVDSCKSLLSDSNILLISKNVHKSHEYDKDKGRTKSAQTKKIVYYKSNRAATARAKFRALASPSPFSQQVPKEREQGGDYLIEIVGRCLNVYGQGALRFIDRTWDMSKAQDVNVVKFNYVQFNDVAKILSKLKNKFPHAEHFVFKETNINLLGQLNALAEIQGLTSIQIDVGNPIVSKDWKMYAIFRLAHWGLAVINGKEITAEDVELANQEYTGLIDIVMCSLPDSLLQPLLQKLHLEKVQRQSGEQITAKQFLFNCDPALRSVVAKEALQWRKGNVTQEDLIWRHKGKVHFLNLINLIISAIRKLQILEKQWPYVLYEIVYNTLSDFSEMDTYMKHCSKMLGNIK; encoded by the exons ATGAGTAGCATTGTAAAAGCCTtgcaaattaaagaaataacgatAGACGGTAATCCAGTAACTTTAAATAGtgattacatttcttttcttgtCTCGTATTTGCCAAATCTTCAACTTTTATCAACAATGCAAATTAGCGAACAAATTCGGAGAACAGCAATGGCTTGGAGATTCTCTAAGGAACAATCAAATTCGGTGTTTCTTGATCTTAGTACACAAGTTTGTATGAGTGTACGTAGAGAAgaagtaatattaaatgctAAAACAAATTGGAAATTTCTTCGAACCAAAACTAAAGTTTCGCTCGACAATTCCACTAAAGTAACGAGCAATAATACAagcaacaatattaatatattattacatacacaAAGTCCAAACAAATTTCTTACTGTAAACCCAAAGAGTTTAgagaaaactaaaataaaaggtTTTGGTAGTCTCACCgcaataaatgaaaatatggAAGCAcgaaaaatacatatgaaaaGGAGAAGTAGTTCTAGTGAGAATTTGAGAGAACTTAAATTTGAAGATACATCGAAATCATATCCTTTGGAATTTAAACTTCCACCTATACTAGGTTCAATAGTAAATAGTTTAACAAGCAATAAATTTGAGACTAAATTATTGTCTAAAGATGATAAAGAAAATGACTGTAAAATGAAATTGCTCAGAAGTGAACATATTGAGAACTCGTCGGATAACGAGACAGACAGTTTACAGAGTCatgaaagtttgaaaaatggTTTAAAATGTCATCTGTTTACTTCTAATATATATGGCACATCTATAGATTACGACAAACCTACAGTTTATAACGAATTTACTGTAACAGAAGATGTGTCTTCAATTActacagaaaatttttatattaaaaataatgagaattaTGCATACAACAAAGAAGCACTAACTGCGACGCAAAACTCATTAAAATATGAtgcgataataaataaaaataacttaaataataaatcgtttcaagatacaaaagtatttaaaaatggaGAGAATGATTACCACTCTAAATCGGCTTTAGAATCTTCTGGATATTGCTCTTTGAGTTTAAAGGCTAATAGTGTAGACAGTTGTAAATCATTGTTAAGTGATTCtaacattttattgatttcaaaaaatgttcACAAATCTCATGAATATGACAAGGATAAAGGTAGAACTAAAAGTGCGCAAACAAAAAagattgtatattataaaagcaatAGGGCTGCAACAGCTAGAGCGAAATTTAGAGCTCTCGCTTCGCCAAGTCCATTTTCTCAACAAGTACCTAAAGAGAGGGAACAGG GTGGAGATTACTTAATAGAGATTGTCGGTCGATGCCTGAATGTATATGGTCAAGGTGCTTTACGCTTTATAGATAGGACTTGGGACATGTCAAAGGCTCAAGACGTCAACgtcgtaaaatttaattatgtacaatttaatGATGTGGCAAAAATtctaagtaaattaaagaataaatttccaCATGCGGagcattttgtatttaaagaaactaACATCAATCTTCTTGGTCAACTGAATGCTTTAGCTGAGATACAGGGATTGACTAGTATACAAATAGATGTAGGCAATCCTATTGTGTCCAAGGACTGGAAAATGTACGCTATATTTCGATTAGCTCACTGGGGACTTGCAGTTATCAATGGCAAAGAG atTACAGCTGAAGATGTAGAACTTGCAAATCAAGAATATACAGGTCTTATAGATATAGTGATGTGTTCACTGCCAGATTCTTTATTACAACCTTTGTTGCAAAAACTTCATTTAGAGAAAGTACAGAGGCAAAGCGGGGAACAAATTACTGCCaaacaatttttgttcaaTTGTGACCCGGCACTTCGAAGTGTTGTTGCCAAGGAGGCGTTACAATGGAGAAAGGGAAATGTAACAcag GAAGACCTTATTTGGAGACATAAGGGAAAAGTACacttcttaaatttaattaatctcatTATAAGTGCTATAcgcaaattacaaattttagagAAGCAATGGCCATACGTTCTGTATGAAATCGTTTATAATACTCTATCTGATTTTTCTGAAATGGATACATACATGAAACATTGCAGCAAGATGCTCggaaacattaaataa
- the LOC105831606 gene encoding uncharacterized protein LOC105831606 isoform X2: MSSIVKALQIKEITIDGNPVTLNSDYISFLVSYLPNLQLLSTMQISEQIRRTAMAWRFSKEQSNSVFLDLSTQVCMSVRREEVILNAKTNWKFLRTKTKVSLDNSTKVTSNNTSNNINILLHTQSPNKFLTVNPKSLEKTKIKGFGSLTAINENMEARKIHMKRRSSSSENLRELKFEDTSKSYPLEFKLPPILGSIVNSLTSNKFETKLLSKDDKENDCKMKLLRSEHIENSSDNETDSLQSHESLKNGLKCHLFTSNIYGTSIDYDKPTVYNEFTVTEDVSSITTENFYIKNNENYAYNKEALTATQNSLKYDAIINKNNLNNKSFQDTKVFKNGENDYHSKSALESSGYCSLSLKANSVDSCKSLLSDSNILLISKNVHKSHEYDKDKGRTKSAQTKKIVYYKSNRAATARAKFRALASPSPFSQQVPKEREQGGDYLIEIVGRCLNVYGQGALRFIDRTWDMSKAQDVNVVKFNYVQFNDVAKILSKLKNKFPHAEHFVFKETNINLLGQLNALAEIQGLTSIQIDVGNPIVSKDWKMYAIFRLAHWGLAVINGKENINNVEYTDTMLSRWLLKKKPWCHSYIEKTYSKLILTVCWQHPRRSY, encoded by the exons ATGAGTAGCATTGTAAAAGCCTtgcaaattaaagaaataacgatAGACGGTAATCCAGTAACTTTAAATAGtgattacatttcttttcttgtCTCGTATTTGCCAAATCTTCAACTTTTATCAACAATGCAAATTAGCGAACAAATTCGGAGAACAGCAATGGCTTGGAGATTCTCTAAGGAACAATCAAATTCGGTGTTTCTTGATCTTAGTACACAAGTTTGTATGAGTGTACGTAGAGAAgaagtaatattaaatgctAAAACAAATTGGAAATTTCTTCGAACCAAAACTAAAGTTTCGCTCGACAATTCCACTAAAGTAACGAGCAATAATACAagcaacaatattaatatattattacatacacaAAGTCCAAACAAATTTCTTACTGTAAACCCAAAGAGTTTAgagaaaactaaaataaaaggtTTTGGTAGTCTCACCgcaataaatgaaaatatggAAGCAcgaaaaatacatatgaaaaGGAGAAGTAGTTCTAGTGAGAATTTGAGAGAACTTAAATTTGAAGATACATCGAAATCATATCCTTTGGAATTTAAACTTCCACCTATACTAGGTTCAATAGTAAATAGTTTAACAAGCAATAAATTTGAGACTAAATTATTGTCTAAAGATGATAAAGAAAATGACTGTAAAATGAAATTGCTCAGAAGTGAACATATTGAGAACTCGTCGGATAACGAGACAGACAGTTTACAGAGTCatgaaagtttgaaaaatggTTTAAAATGTCATCTGTTTACTTCTAATATATATGGCACATCTATAGATTACGACAAACCTACAGTTTATAACGAATTTACTGTAACAGAAGATGTGTCTTCAATTActacagaaaatttttatattaaaaataatgagaattaTGCATACAACAAAGAAGCACTAACTGCGACGCAAAACTCATTAAAATATGAtgcgataataaataaaaataacttaaataataaatcgtttcaagatacaaaagtatttaaaaatggaGAGAATGATTACCACTCTAAATCGGCTTTAGAATCTTCTGGATATTGCTCTTTGAGTTTAAAGGCTAATAGTGTAGACAGTTGTAAATCATTGTTAAGTGATTCtaacattttattgatttcaaaaaatgttcACAAATCTCATGAATATGACAAGGATAAAGGTAGAACTAAAAGTGCGCAAACAAAAAagattgtatattataaaagcaatAGGGCTGCAACAGCTAGAGCGAAATTTAGAGCTCTCGCTTCGCCAAGTCCATTTTCTCAACAAGTACCTAAAGAGAGGGAACAGG GTGGAGATTACTTAATAGAGATTGTCGGTCGATGCCTGAATGTATATGGTCAAGGTGCTTTACGCTTTATAGATAGGACTTGGGACATGTCAAAGGCTCAAGACGTCAACgtcgtaaaatttaattatgtacaatttaatGATGTGGCAAAAATtctaagtaaattaaagaataaatttccaCATGCGGagcattttgtatttaaagaaactaACATCAATCTTCTTGGTCAACTGAATGCTTTAGCTGAGATACAGGGATTGACTAGTATACAAATAGATGTAGGCAATCCTATTGTGTCCAAGGACTGGAAAATGTACGCTATATTTCGATTAGCTCACTGGGGACTTGCAGTTATCAATGGCAAAGAG